The proteins below are encoded in one region of Nitrosomonas ureae:
- a CDS encoding lipocalin family protein — protein sequence MRSLLIGSIVFLLSGCLSIPYNIAPVDGFELNKYLGKWYEIARLDHSFERGLENVTAEYFLRDDGGVKVINKGFSVVENKWKEVAGKAYFIRGQQEGYLKVSFFGPFYGAYIVFELDRENYQYAFVTSYDKSYLWLLARTPAVSDALVDQFMQRAAELGFATDKLIFPRQDE from the coding sequence ATGCGTTCTCTTTTAATTGGTTCTATTGTATTTTTGCTCAGTGGGTGTTTATCTATACCCTATAATATCGCACCGGTGGACGGATTTGAACTCAATAAATATTTGGGGAAGTGGTATGAAATTGCCCGGCTTGATCATTCGTTTGAACGTGGACTGGAGAACGTGACCGCGGAATATTTTTTGCGCGATGACGGTGGTGTCAAAGTTATCAATAAAGGTTTCTCGGTGGTGGAAAACAAGTGGAAAGAAGTGGCAGGCAAAGCATATTTCATTAGAGGTCAGCAAGAAGGTTATTTGAAGGTCTCTTTCTTCGGTCCATTTTATGGCGCCTATATTGTGTTTGAATTAGATCGGGAAAACTATCAATACGCTTTCGTGACCAGTTATGACAAATCGTATCTTTGGTTATTAGCAAGAACACCGGCGGTTAGCGATGCATTAGTTGATCAGTTCATGCAACGAGCTGCAGAACTGGGTTTTGCAACGGATAAGTTGATATTTCCGCGGCAGGATGAATGA
- a CDS encoding DUF2905 domain-containing protein, whose translation MQQILITLGIILLVLGLLWSWLSQLPLGRLPGDIHIERENFSFHFPLMTGLVISIVLTLIMWWLRK comes from the coding sequence ATGCAACAGATATTGATTACCTTAGGAATCATTTTGCTGGTGCTGGGTTTGTTATGGTCTTGGTTATCGCAGTTACCCTTAGGGCGCTTACCCGGCGATATTCATATCGAGCGCGAAAATTTTAGCTTTCATTTTCCGTTGATGACCGGTTTGGTGATTTCCATTGTACTGACACTGATTATGTGGTGGTTGCGTAAGTAA